From Deinococcus terrestris, the proteins below share one genomic window:
- the guaA gene encoding glutamine-hydrolyzing GMP synthase, translated as MSLVILDFGSQFTRLIARRFRELGAYSVILPGTASLERIAQENPQGIVLSGGPSSVYDAGAPRPAPGVLELDVPMLGVCYGMQFLAHEAGGEVARAGKHEYGKADLTRYGGQLFRGIQGEFVAWMSHADSVTRLPEGYEVVAETADTPVAAIENPLTRRYGVQFHPEVVHTPKGGQLLANFLEICGVARDWTAEHIIDDLIGGVRAQVGDQGRVLLAISGGVDSSTLGLLLARAIGERLTAVFIDHGLLRLGEREQVEAALKPLGVNLVTVDARAEFMGALAGVSDPEEKRKIIGREFIRAFEREAREYGPFDFLAQGTLYPDVIESAGGGQGDKSGAANIKSHHNVGGLPDDLAFKLVEPFRTLFKDEVREIARLLGLPDHIRMRHPFPGPGLAIRCLGAISEEKLDILRRVDDIFISGLREFGLYDGCSQALAVLTPIQSVGVMGDGRTYSYTAALRAVTTDDFMTAEWARLPYEFLATMSNRIVNQVHEVNRVVYDITGKPPATIEWE; from the coding sequence GTGAGCCTCGTCATTCTGGACTTCGGCAGCCAGTTCACCCGCCTCATCGCGCGGCGCTTCCGCGAACTGGGGGCGTACAGCGTGATCCTGCCGGGCACCGCGAGCCTGGAGCGCATCGCGCAGGAGAACCCTCAGGGGATCGTCCTGTCGGGCGGCCCCAGCAGCGTCTACGATGCCGGAGCGCCGCGCCCCGCGCCCGGCGTGCTGGAGCTGGACGTGCCCATGCTGGGCGTGTGCTACGGCATGCAGTTTCTCGCGCACGAGGCAGGCGGCGAGGTCGCGCGGGCGGGCAAGCACGAGTACGGCAAGGCCGACCTGACCCGCTACGGGGGGCAACTCTTTCGCGGCATTCAGGGCGAGTTCGTCGCCTGGATGAGCCACGCCGACTCGGTGACCCGATTGCCGGAGGGCTACGAGGTCGTGGCCGAAACCGCCGACACGCCCGTCGCCGCCATCGAGAACCCGCTCACCCGCCGCTACGGGGTGCAATTCCACCCGGAGGTCGTCCACACGCCCAAGGGTGGGCAACTCCTCGCCAACTTCCTGGAGATCTGCGGCGTGGCCCGCGACTGGACCGCCGAGCACATCATCGACGACCTGATCGGGGGCGTGCGGGCACAGGTGGGCGATCAGGGGCGGGTGCTCCTCGCCATCAGTGGCGGGGTGGATTCCTCCACGCTGGGGCTGCTGCTGGCGCGAGCGATTGGGGAGCGGCTCACCGCCGTCTTTATCGACCACGGGCTGCTGCGCCTCGGGGAGCGCGAGCAGGTGGAGGCCGCGCTGAAGCCGCTGGGCGTCAACCTCGTGACGGTGGACGCCCGCGCGGAGTTCATGGGGGCGCTGGCGGGCGTTTCCGACCCCGAGGAGAAGCGCAAGATCATCGGCCGCGAGTTCATCCGGGCCTTCGAGCGCGAGGCCCGCGAGTACGGCCCCTTCGACTTCCTCGCCCAGGGCACCCTCTACCCCGACGTGATCGAGTCGGCGGGCGGCGGGCAAGGCGACAAGTCGGGCGCGGCCAACATCAAGAGCCACCACAACGTGGGCGGTCTGCCCGACGACCTCGCCTTCAAGCTGGTCGAACCGTTCCGCACCCTCTTCAAGGACGAGGTGCGCGAGATCGCCCGGCTGCTGGGCCTCCCCGACCATATCCGGATGCGCCACCCTTTTCCCGGCCCCGGCCTCGCCATCCGCTGCCTGGGGGCAATTTCCGAGGAGAAGCTGGACATCCTGCGGCGGGTGGACGACATCTTCATCTCGGGACTGCGGGAGTTCGGGTTGTATGACGGGTGCAGCCAAGCTCTGGCGGTGCTGACGCCCATCCAGTCGGTCGGCGTGATGGGCGACGGGCGCACCTACTCCTACACGGCAGCGCTGCGGGCCGTGACCACCGACGACTTCATGACGGCAGAATGGGCACGCCTGCCCTACGAGTTCCTGGCGACCATGAGCAACCGCATCGTGAACCAGGTCCACGAGGTCAACCGCGTGGTGTACGACATCACCGGGAAGCCGCCCGCGACGATCGAGTGGGAGTGA